The Synchiropus splendidus isolate RoL2022-P1 chromosome 11, RoL_Sspl_1.0, whole genome shotgun sequence genome contains a region encoding:
- the med12 gene encoding mediator of RNA polymerase II transcription subunit 12 has translation MMAAFGILSYEHRPLKRPRLGPPDVYPQDPKQKEDELTALNVKQGFNNQPAVSGDEHGSAKNVNFNPAKISSNFSSIIAEKLRYNTFPDTGKRKPQVNQKDNFWLVTARSQSSINNWFTDLAGTKPLTQLAKKVPIFSKKEEVFGYLAKYSVPVMRSAWMIKMTCAYHAAITETKVKKRHVIDPCIEWTQIITKYLCEQLQKVAEFYRQCPSQGCSSPLPATPADVETATKQWEYNEKLAMFMFQDGMLDRHEFLTWVLECFEKVRPGEDELLRLLLPLLLQYSGEFVQSAYLSRRLAYFCTRRLNLLLSDGSLGPSAGGHPAHGILTPQGNALPPTPTSQPAGVNQPQTPFTDFYICPQHRPLVFGLSCMLQSIVLCCPSALVWHYSLTDSRNKTGSPLDLLPIAPSSLPMPGGNTAFTQQVRAKLREIEEQIKERGQAVEFRWSFDKCQETTAGFTIGRVLHTLEVLDNHSFEKSDFNNSLDFLYNRIFGSGQSKDGHEMSPDDDAVVTLLCEWAVCCKRSGRHRAMVVAKLLEKRQAEIEAERCGESEVVDEKGSVSSGSLSTAMLPVFQDVLLQFLDTQAPMLTEPGNENERVEFSNLVLLFCELIRHDVFSHNIYMCTLISRGDLSSDSHLPRPRSPSDEPSDESDRKEQDTGSSVKMEDTGLSESMEIDHNSSANFDEMFSPPMHCETKGSPSPEKPVPDQDSKAGCKDKFVDPAFPQLYDQPRHIQYATHFPIPQEESASHECNQRLVVLYGVGKLRDEARHTIKKITKDILKVLNRKSTAETGGEEGQKRKRSKPEAFPTAEDIFSKFQHLSHFDQHQVTSQVSRNVLEQITSFALGMSYHLPLVQHIQFIFDLMEYSLNISGLIDFANQLLNELSLVEAELLLKSSSLVGSYTTSLCLCIVAVLRRYHSCLILNPEQTAQVFDGLRIVVKSGVNPANCSSAERCILAYLYDLYTFCSHLKNKFGEIFSEFCSKVKNSIYCNIDPSDSNMLWDPVYMMEAIANPTAHNFNHPMVGTNLNNSPANRYSFVCNVLMDVCVDHRDPERVNDIGILCAELTAYCRSLSAEWLGILKALCCSSNNGNCGFNDLLCNVDVSDLSFHDSLATFVAILIARQCLLLEDLVRCVAIPSLLNAACSEQDSEPGARLTCRILLHLFKTPQRNPVPHDGVKSDKSSVGIRSSCDRHLLAASQNSIVVGAVFAVLKAVFMLGDAELRGSGLSHNAGLDDISEGRNVSIETASLDVYAKYVLKTICQQEWVGERCLKSLSEDSSALQDPVLVNIQAQRLLQLICYPHRQLDSDDGDNPQRQRIKRILQNMDQWTMRQSSLELQLMIKQSTNNELYSLLENIAKATIEVFQKSAEMNSSNLSGNGAAVQGGSASNSSSTSSKIKPILSSSERSGVWLVAPLIAKLPTSVQGHVLKAAGEELEKGQHLSSSSRKERDRQKQKSMSLLSQQPFLSLVLTCLKGQDEQREGLLTSLYSQVQQIVTNWREDQYQDDCKAKQMMHEALKLRLNLVGGMFDTVQRSTQQTTEWAVLLLDIISSGTVDMQSNNELFTTVLDMLSVLINGTLAADMSSISQGSMEENKRAYMNLVKKLRKELGDRQSESLEKVRQLLPLPKQTRDVITCEPQGSLIDTKGNKIAGFEKEGLQVSTKQKISPWDVFEGLKHSAPLSWGWFGTVRVDRKVTKFEEQQRFLLYHTHLKPKPRSYYLEPLPLPPEEEEPLTPVSQEPEKKMMEAVKPEKNVPAVPTDTNRKKPNKKKKAQPPKTEYSTHQDYVNRPSGGVPYATNMPPEMMPNHPYGRPTYGQPTMSMYTQNQPLPPGGPGLDPPYRPARNPPMNKMMQTRPPYPGLMPGMQANMPGMMGMDKQYQMGYKPQPNMPQNPNLRQQLQVRLNQSMIGQQIRQITPNQPYTSLQASQNISQGYTSYGSHMGMQPHPSQGAGIVPTSYGQNFQGNHPGANPAVVDPLRTQPRPSGYVHQQAPGYAHNMQNAQRFPHQNLQQNQIIHGLGHMGGQGVHPGMRPNQMLAEQQQQQQQQQQQQQQQQQQQQQQQQQQQQAAQQQQQQQQQQQLYLRQQALRQQQAQQVQQQQQQQVQQQQQQVPQQQVQQQQQQQQQQQQVSAVAPPGQAQNQGLGMQPLPPQQPMFPRQGMQQTQQQQQTAALVRQLQQQLSSTQPGQGANSYY, from the exons GTGCCAATCTTCAGCAAGAAAGAGGAGGTTTTCGGATACTTGGCCAAGTACTCTGTCCCTGTCATGCGTTCAGCTTGGATGATCAAGATGACCTGTGCTTATCACGCAGCCATCACAGAAACTAAAGTCAAGAAGAGACATGTGATCGATCCTTGTATAG AATGGACCCAGATCATCACCAAGTACCTGTgtgagcagcttcagaaggtggCTGAGTTCTACAGGCAGTGCCCCAGTCAAGGCTGCAGCTCGCCGCTCCCAGCAACACCGGCAGATGTGGAAACTGCCACGAAACAGTGGGAGTACAACGAAAAATTAGCCATGTTCATGTTTCAG GACGGTATGTTGGACAGACACGAGTTCCTCACGTGGGTGCTGGAATGCTTTGAGAAAGTCCGACCTGGTGAAGATGAACTGCTTCGACTTCTTCTACCCCTTCTGCTTCAG TACTCAGGGGAATTCGTACAGTCAGCTTATTTGTCGCGGAGACTGGCTTATTTCTGCACTCGCCGCCTCAACCTGTTGCTAAGCGACGGTAGCCTGGGTCCCAGCGCAGGAGGGCATCCAGCACATGGCATCTTGACACCTCAGGGTAACGCCCTGCCCCCCACACCTACTTCCCAGCCAGCAGGAGTGAACCAACCCCAAACACCTTTCACAGACTTCTATATCTGCCCTCAGCATCGCCCTCTAGTTTTTGGTCTCAGTTGTATGTTACAG AGTATAGTGCTGTGTTGCCCTAGTGCTCTGGTTTGGCACTACTCACTAACCGACAGTAGGAACAAGACCGGCTCTCCTCTCGACCTCCTGCCGATTGCTCCCTCCAGTTTACCAATGCCAGGTGGAAATACAGCCTTCACTCAGCAG GTCCGTGCTAAGCTGAGAGAAATTGAGGAGCAAATAAAAGAGAGGGGTCAGGCAGTGGAGTTCCGCTGGTCATTCGATAAGTGCCAGGAGACCACAGCAG GCTTCACAATCGGGCGCGTTCTGCACACACTGGAGGTTTTAGACAACCACAGCTTTGAGAAGTCGGACTTCAATAACTCGCTGGATTTCCTGTACAACCGAATATTTGGCTCTGGCCAGAGCAAGGATGGCCATGAG ATGTCACCTGATGATGACGCTGTGGTGACCTTGCTGTGTGAATGGGCCGTGTGCTGCAAGCGCTCTGGTAGACACAGGGCGATGGTGGTAGCCAAGCTGCTGGAGAAGAGACaagctgaaatagaagcagAG cgCTGTGGTGAGTCAGAGGTGGTGGATGAAAAGGGTTCCGTGTCATCAGGTTCCCTGTCCACTGCAATGCTTCCGGTCTTTCAGGATGTGCTGCTTCAGTTCCTCGACACTCAAGCTCCAATGCTGA CGGAGCCtggcaatgaaaatgaaagggtGGAATTCTCCAACCTGGTCCTGCTCTTCTGTGAGCTTATCCGTCACGACGTCTTCTCCCACAATATTTATATGTGCACACTCATTTCCCGGGGCGACCTGTCTTCTGACTCCCACCTGCCACGCCCACGCTCGCCAAGTGATGAGCCCTCTGATGAGTCAGACCGCAAGGAGCAGGACACCGGCAGCAGTGTCAAGATGGAG GACACTGGCCTGTCAGAGTCTATGGAGATTGATCACAACTCCAGTGCTAATTTTGATGAG ATGTTTTCTCCCCCAATGCACTGTGAAACTAAGGGGAGCCCCTCCCCCGAAAAGCCAGTACCAGACCAGGACAGCAAGGCTGGGTGTAAGGACAAGTTTGTGGACCCAGCGTTTCCTCAACTGTATGATCAACCCAGACACATTCAGTACGCCACCCACTTCCCGATTCCCCAG GAGGAGAGTGCCAGTCATGAGTGCAACCAGCGATTAGTGGTTCTTTATGGTGTGGGGAAGCTGAGAGACGAAGCCCGGCACACCATCAAGAAAATAACCAAAGATATCTTGAAGGTGCTCAACCGCAAAAGCACAGCAGAAACAG GAGGGGAGGAAGgacaaaagaggaagaggagtaaGCCAGAAGCCTTTCCCACTGCAGAGGATATCTTCTCCAAGTTCCAGCACCTCTCCCACTTTGACCAGCATCAGGTCACCTCCCAG GTTTCCAGAAATGTGCTGGAACAGATCACCAGCTTTGCCTTAGGGATGTCATATCACTTGCCTCTAGTTCAACACATCCAGTTCATATTTGACCTCATGGAGTATTCTCTCAACATTAGTGGCCTCATAGATTTTGCAAATCAG CTGCTGAATGAGCTAAGCCTGGTAGAAGCCGAGCTCCTGCTGAAGTCGTCGAGTCTGGTGGGCAGCTACACCACCAGTCTGTGTCTGTGCATCGTAGCTGTGCTGAGGAGGTACCACTCCTGCCTGATCCTCAATCCTGAGCAGACGGCGCAGGTTTTTGATGG GCTGCGCATCGTTGTGAAATCTGGTGTGAATCCAGCGAATTGCTCTTCTGCTGAACGTTGCATCTTGGCCTACTTGTACGATCTCTACACCTTCTGCAGTCACCTGAAGAACAAGTTTGGTGAAATCTTCAG cgaGTTCTGCTCCAAAGTGAAGAACTCCATCTACTGTAATATCGATCCATCGGACTCCAACATGCTATGGGATCCGGTGTACATGATGGAGGCCATAGCCAACCCCACAGCTCACAACTTTAACCACCCAATGGTGGGCACCAACCTGAACAACAGTCCCGCTAACCGCTACAGCTTTGTCTGTAACGTGctgatggatgtgtgtgtggaccaTCGAGACCCAGAGAG GGTAAATGACATTGGGATCCTGTGTGCGGAGTTGACGGCATATTGTCGGTCCCTGAGTGCCGAGTGGCTCGGCATCCTGAAagctctctgctgctcctcaaatAATGGCAACTGTGGATTTAACGACCTGCTGTGTAATGTGGAT GTTAGTGATTTGTCCTTCCATGATTCACTGGCAACTTTTGTCGCCATCCTCATCGCTCGACAGTGCCTGCTCCTAGAAGACCTGGTTCGCTGTGTAGCTATCCCCTCACTCCTCAATGCAG CGTGCAGTGAGCAAGACTCTGAACCTGGGgccagactcacctgcaggatTCTGTTGCATCTGTTCAAGACACCGCAGAGAAACCCGGTTCCCCATGATGGGGTGAAGTCAG ATAAGTCATCGGTCGGCATCCGATCCTCTTGTGATCGTCACCTTCTGGCAGCTTCTCAGAACAGTATCGTTGTTGGGGCTGTGTTTGCTGTCCTCAAGGCTGTTTTCATGCTGG GTGATGCTGAGCTGAGGGGATCAGGACTGTCACACAACGCTGGCCTCGACGACATATCTGAGGGACGCAATGTCTCAATAGAGACAGCCAGTTTGGATGTGTATGCGAAGTATGTGCTGAAGACCATATGCCAGCAG GAGTGGGTGGGTGAGCGCTGCctgaagtctctctctgaagacaGCAGTGCCCTTCAGGACCCAGTTCTGGTCAACATTCAAGCTCAGCGTCTGCTGCAGCTCATTTGCTACCCTCACCGCCAGCTGGACAGTGATGACGGCGACAACCCTCAGAGGCAGCGCATCAAACGCATCCTACAG AATATGGACCAATGGACCATGAGGCAGTCGTcactggagctgcagctgatgATCAAGCAGAGCACCAACAAT GAGCTTTATTCTCTTTTGGAGAACATAGCAAAGGCCACGATCGAGGTCTTTCAGAAGTCAGCTGAGATGAACTCCAGTAACCTCTCAGGGAATGGAGCAGCAGTCCAAGGAGGCTCTGcatccaacagcagcagcaccagcagcaagaTAAAACCTATTTTAAG TTCCTCTGAACGATCTGGTGTTTGGCTGGTGGCACCTTTGATCGCAAAGCTGCCCACTTCAGTTCAAGGCCATGTTCTGAAAGCAGCAGGGGAAGAGTTGGAGAAAGGTCAACATCTGAGCTCTTCATCACGCAAGGAGAGAGACCGACAGAAACAGAAGAG CATgtctctgctgagtcagcagccaTTCCTGTCATTGGTGCTGACCTGTTTGAAGGGTCAGGACGAGCAGAGGGAGGGTCTGCTCACCTCGTTGTACAGCCAAGTTCAGCAGATTGTCACCAACTGGAGGGAAGACCAGTACCAGGACGACTGCAAAGCCAAGCAGATGATGCACGAGGCTCTAAAACTGAGACTCAATTTG GTTGGTGGGATGTTTGATACAGTCCAGCGCAGCACGCAACAGACGACAGAGTGGGCTGTTCTGCTCCTCGACATCATCAGCAGTGGAACTGTTGACATGCAGTCCAACAA TGAACTTTTTACAACCGTGCTCGACATGTTGAGCGTGCTCATCAATGGCACGCTGGCTGCTGACATGTCCAGCATCTCTCAGGGCAGTATGGAGGAGAACAAGAGGGCTTACATGAACCTGGTCAAGAAGCTCAGG AAAGAGCTTGGGGATCGACAGTCAGAGAGTTTGGAGAAAGTCCGCCAGCTCCTGCCGCTGCCCAAGCAAACGCGCGATGTCATAACATGTGAGCCTCAGGGGTCACTGATCGACACAAAGGGGAACAAAATAGCCGGCTTTGAGAAGGAG GGACTTCAAGTTTCAACCAAGCAGAAGATTTCTCCCTGGGATGTCTTTGAAGGACTCAAACACTCAGCTCCTCTGTCATGGGGCTGGTTTGGCACCGTTCGAGTGGACCGCAAGGTCACCAAGTTCGAGGAGCAGCAGCGGTTCCTGCTCTACCACACTCACTTGAAGCCTAAGCCTCGAAGCTATTACCTGGAGCCACTTCCCCTGCCTCCTGAAGAGGAGGAGCCTCTGACCCCTGTCTCCCAGGAGCCTGagaagaagatgatggaggCTGTGAAGCCGGAGAAGAACGTTCCAGCTGTCCCCactgacacaaacaggaagaaacctaataaaaagaagaaggcCCAGCCTCCTAAAACCGAG TATTCTACTCACCAAGACTACGTGAACCGACCCAGCGGTGGAGTACCGTATGCAACCAACATGCCGCCCGAAATGATGCCCAATCATCCGTATGGTCGACCAACATACGGCCAACCAACCATGAGCATGTACACGCAGAACCAGCCGCTACCTCCAG GTGGACCCGGTTTAGACCCTCCATACAGACCAGCCCGGAATCCGCCcatgaataaaatgatgcaGACGAGACCCCCCTACCCAGGACTCATGCCTGGAATGCAGGCAAACATGCCCGGCATGATGGGGATGGACAAGCAGTACCAGATGGGCTACAAGCCGCAACCTAACATGCCGCAGAACCCCAACTTacggcagcagcttcaggtccGACTG aaCCAGAGCATGATCGGGCAGCAGATCAGGCAGATCACGCCCAACCAGCCGTACACTTCCTTACAAGCGTCACAG AACATATCTCAGGGCTATACCTCGTACGGATCACACATGGGGATGCAGCCACACCCTTCGCAAGGCGCTGGTATTGTTCCTACCTCCTACGGCCAGAACTTCCAAGGCAATCATCCCGGGGCGAACCCGGCTGTGGTGGATCCTCTGAGGACGCAGCCGAGGCCCAGCGGCTACGTTCACCAGCAGGCGCCAGGCTACGCACACAACATGCAGAACGCACAGAG GTTTCCTCACCAGAACTTACAACAGAACCAGATCATTCATGGTCTTGGTCACATGGGCGGGCAGGGTGTCCATCCAGGCATGAGGCCTAATCAGatgctggcagagcagcagcaacagcagcagcagcaacagcaacaacaacaacagcagcaacaacaacaacaacaacagcagcagcagcagcaacaggcagcacagcagcagcaacaacaacaacagcagcagcagctgtacTTAAGACAACAAGCTCTGAGG CAACAACAGGCTCAACaagtgcagcagcaacagcagcagcaggtccagcagcagcagcaacaggttCCCCAGCAacaggtccagcagcagcaacaacaacagcaacaacagcagcaggttTCAGCTGTAGCGCCACCTGGCCAGGCACAGAACCAAGGTCTGGGCATGCAACCGCTTCCCCCACAACAACCAATG TTTCCTCGACAGGGCATGCAGCagacccagcagcagcagcagaccgcCGCGCTGGTCCGACAACTGCAACAGCAGCTCTCAA gtaCACAGCCGGGTCAAGGTGCCAATAGTTATTACTGA